The Coffea arabica cultivar ET-39 chromosome 3c, Coffea Arabica ET-39 HiFi, whole genome shotgun sequence genome contains a region encoding:
- the LOC113734721 gene encoding uncharacterized protein, translating into MARLMVYVMVVLAAVIFVHAAAARNIPSTPIATTAKPNETQTENTLNVRTAAAPSPSGAGVKDKKNFITYGGIGGWAGVGYAGLIPTLGGIGGVGGGVGGAGGGVGGLGGVGGLGGLGGVGGLGGVGGGGGAGGVGGVGGVGGAGGVGGVGVGGGIGGGKIIP; encoded by the coding sequence ATGGCTAGGTTGATGGTGTACGTGATGGTTGTACTTGCTGCAGTAATATTTGTGCATGCAGCAGCTGCAAGAAACATTCCTAGTACTCCTATCGCTACAACAGCGAAGCCTAACGAAACTCAAACTGAAAATACACTGAATGTGAGAACTGCTGCAGCTCCATCTCCAAGTGGTGCTGGCGTTAAGGACAAGAAGAACTTCATCACCTATGGTGGCATTGGGGGATGGGCTGGAGTTGGATATGCTGGCTTGATTCCAACACTTGGTGGCATTGGTGGAGTTGGTGGTGGGGTTGGTGGAGCTGGTGGTGGGGTTGGGGGACTTGGTGGTGTTGGGGGACTTGGCGGCCTCGGCGGAGTTGGTGGCCTAGGTGGCGTTGGTGGTGGAGGCGGTGCAGGTGGTGTTGGCGGTGTTGGTGGAGTAGGCGGTGCAGGAGGAGTGGGAGGAGTCGGAGTTGGTGGTGGCATTGGAGGTGGTAAAATTATTCCCTAA
- the LOC140037779 gene encoding probable disease resistance RPP8-like protein 2 codes for MLFDFFKLPIGGHIHLRYLSLRNSDAIILQSSIGKLDHLETLDLHGFHVFWIANVLWKLRRLRHLYLPNPAESAFLNRKWKLRLAGLIKLEILENFSASNCDVRDLQQLTSLQVLKAIVNDENDGEEIMKCISSLQHLKEATVIFILHRSLTPEKSSNLLEKLFESNLHHLTLHGCRGVLPDYKLHFFKNLNELLLRRSSIQRDPMATLEKLPNLQKLWLIDVSFGTEMACHSLGFPRLRFLGLDVMHRLEDWRVEEGAMPNLSHLRIRKCRALKMIPDGLKFISTLKEIVIQGMRDTFNNRVRVIDGQEGGDFYKVCHVPSILIR; via the coding sequence AtgctttttgattttttcaaattaCCAATAGGGGGCCATATCCACTTGCGATACCTAAGTCTGAGAAATTCGGATGCTATTATCCTTCAATCATCTATAGGAAAATTGGACCACCTGGAAACCCTTGATCTCCATGGTTTTCACGTATTTTGGATTGCCAATGTTCTGTGGAAGTTGAGACGACTAAGACATCTATATCTTCCCAATCCTGCAGAATCGGCGTTTCTAAATCGCAAGTGGAAGTTACGTTTGGCGGGTTTGATTAAACTGGAGATATTGGAGAACTTTAGTGCATCTAATTGTGATGTTAGAGACTTGCAACAATTAACTAGTCTTCAGGTGCTAAAAGCAATTGTTAATGACGAGAATGATGGTGAAGAAATCATGAAGTGTATCTCAAGTTTACAGCACTTGAAGGAGGCAACCGTCATATTTATCCTGCATCGTTCTCTCACCCCAGAAAAAAGCTCAAATCTTTTAGAAAAGTTGTTTGAAAGCAATCTCCATCATCTGACTCTTCATGGTTGCAGAGGCGTCTTGCCTGATTACAAACTCCACTTCTTTAAAAACCTCAATGAACTGTTGCTTCGTCGCTCAAGTATCCAAAGAGACCCAATGGCAACACTAGAAAAGCTACCCAATTTGCAAAAGCTCTGGCTGATTGATGTATCCTTCGGTACAGAGATGGCTTGTCATTCGTTGGGATTTCCTCGACTGAGGTTTCTTGGGCTAGATGTTATGCACAGGTTAGAAGATTGGAGGGTGGAGGAAGGTGCCATGCCGAACCTTTCTCATCTTAGAATCAGAAAATGCAGGGCGTTGAAAATGATTCCTGATGGTCTGAAGTTTATTTCAACATTGAAAGAAATTGTAATTCAGGGAATGCGAGACACATTCAACAACAGGGTTCGAGTTATAGATGGTCAAGAAGGAGGGGATTTCTACAAAGTATGCCATGTGCCGTCCATTTTGATAAGGTGA
- the LOC113734722 gene encoding putative disease resistance protein At1g50180 — protein sequence MAELAEPVVSFILERLSNLLIEEGKFLRGVSDQAEQLQTELKLMQALLKDADAKQHDDAVIREWISQSKDLAYEAEDLIETFAFKVGSRRRGGVVNVLKRYTCIFKECYMRHRVGVDIQGLNTRVAKLTKRFRDYGIRTIMEKEGPSSRQLQSIRRTYSHVEEDDFVGLESDVKMLVQNLVSENGTSHYRVVSLCGMGGLGKTTIARKVYNHPNVRRHFDSFAWLCISQQWQTKEILQGILVKLIPETKEEIVRSWNDDKLVRQLYNIQQNKRCLIVLDDIWSTDAWECIKNAFPTREKGSKILVTTRNQNVATHIGPNGFHHEPRLLSNDESWELLRKKALRERYNHGHEDIVKLEELGMEMVKHCGGLPLAVVVLGGILSTKHHFSEWEFVYQHIKFYLGRGERIGQREGEIQRILALSYYDLPYQLKPCFLYLGIYPEDHGIRTDSLYQIWMAEGMVSKEDQIEGESMMDVAERYLGEFVKRCMVQVKLKDEPGYRKFKSCRLHDLMRDLCLAKGRDENFLKVNDYRHNDNLELIE from the exons ATGGCCGAATTGGCAGAGCCTGTCGTGTCTTTTATCTTAGAAAGGCTCAGTAATCTATTGATTGAGGAAGGCAagtttctacgtggagtgagCGATCAAGCTGAGCAACTTCAGACAGAGTTGAAGCTGATGCAAGCCCTGTTAAAAGATGCTGATGCAAAGCAACATGATGATGCTGTAATTCGTGAGTGGATTTCACAAAGCAAAGATCTCGCATATGAAGCAGAAGACTTGATCGAAACATTTGCATTCAAAGTTGGATCCAGAAGGAGAGGTGGTGTTGTAAATGTCCTTAAACGatacacttgcatcttcaaagAGTGCTACATGAGGCACAGAGTTGGAGTAGATATTCAGGGCCTCAACACTCGAGTCGCTAAACTCACTAAACGTTTTCGAGATTATGGGATAAGAACAATAATGGAGAAGGAAGGTCCAAGTTCGAGGCAACTACAATCGATCAGGAGGACTTATTCCCATGTTGAGGAGGACGATTTTGTTGGCTTGGAAAGCGATGTCAAAATGCTGGTTCAGAACCTGGTAAGTGAAAATGGGACAAGCCACTATAGAGTTGTTTCTCTTTGTGGGATGGGGGGTCTGGGGAAGACAACTATTGCCAGGAAAGTGTATAACCACCCAAATGTGAGGCGTCATTTTGATAGCTTTGCCTGGCTTTGCATATCGCAACAATGGCAAACAAAAGAGATTTTGCAAGGGATCTTGGTTAAACTTATTCCTGAAACGAAAGAGGAGATTGTGAGATCCTGGAATGATGACAAACTGGTCAGGCAACTTTACAACATCCAGCAGAATAAAAGATGCCTGATTGTTCTTGATGACATATGGTCCACTGATGCTTGGGAATGCATAAAAAATGCCTTCCCAACTAGAGAGAAGGGAAGCAAAATATTGGTTACCACTCGTAATCAAAATGTGGCGACACACATAGGTCCTAATGGTTTTCACCATGAGCCTCGACTTTTGTCCAATGATGAGAGCTGGGAACTGCTTCGAAAGAAAGCATTAAGAGAAAGATATAATCATG GTCATGAAGATATCGTCAAATTAGAAGAGTTAGGGATGGAAATGGTTAAACATTGTGGCGGTCTTCCACTGGCTGTAGTTGTTCTTGGTGGAATTCTTTCAACAAAGCACCATTTTTCGGAGTGGGAATTTGTATACCAGCATATTAAGTTTTATCTTGGTAGGGGTGAGAGGATTGGGCAAAGAGAAGGAGAAATACAAAGAATATTAGCTTTGAGCTATTATGACTTGCCATACCAATTGAAGCCCTGTTTCCTTTACCTTGGCATATACCCTGAAGATCATGGCATCAGAACCGATAGTCTGTATCAGATATGGATGGCTGAGGGAATGGTATCCAAAGAAGATCAAATAGAAGGAGAATCAATGATGGACGTTGCAGAACGTTATTTAGGGGAATTTGTGAAACGGTGCATGGTCCAAGTGAAGTTAAAGGACGAACCTGGGTACAGAAAATTTAAGTCTTGTCGCCTTCATGACCTTATGAGAGATCTATGCTTGGCCAAGGGAAGagatgaaaattttttgaaggttAATGATTATCGTCACAATGATAATCTAGAGTTAATAGAATAA